GTTCATGCCCACCAACAATCCGCCCGAGATCGTCGAACCGGACCGCGAAAATCCGGGCCACAGGGCCAAGCATTGAAACAACCCGACCGTAAACGCCTGTCCATATGTTACCTGGTCCAGACTGGTGGCTTTGGGGCGCGCCCGGCGAAACACCTCCGCGATGATCATGATCACCCCGCCGGCGACCAGACCGATCAGTACGGTTTTGGCAGTAAATAAATTCTGTTTGATATAATCGTGGAACAATCCGCCCACGATCACGGCAGGAATCATTCCGCACAAGATATGAAGCGCATTGAGATGTCCTTTTTGCCCATTGGTCCCTTCTCCCGGTAACTTGTACAATCCGACGATGCTGAGGATTCGCTTCCAGAAGACCACCACAACGGCCAAAATCGAGCCCAGCTGAACGACCACTTCAAAGGTGGAAGCACGATCTGTACCTTGAAATCCGAGCAGATGACCGACCAAAATCATGTGACCGGTGGAAGAAACGGGCGCAAACTCCGTCAACCCTTCCACTATGCCTAAGATAAGACCGATGATGATATCTGGCATGTTGTTTCAACTCCATGTTCTTATTGATGATGATTCCGATTATTGCTCCGGTGCGTTCCCAGACCATTCTCTTGTCGAGGGCACCACCTCTTCATTTCCAAAACTGTGACATAGCGTTTTGATCCCCAATGCACTATTATTCAACGCTTATTGTAACAAAGTGTTTCACCCGCACTCCATATTCCGGGCGCACAGTTCAATAAAAAGAAACTGGATTCATTATCCGACCTTCAGTCAAACACGAAAAAATAAAAATGAGATGAAAAACAGGTGAACAAAAGGAAAAGGATAATTTTCCCACCTGAATGCGGATGTCAGTTTCTCAGAAAATGTTACAATTGTCAAGTGAAGAAGGAGACACACAAATGGCTCAAAGGACAGCATCCGCGCAAGATTGAGGGAATGAAATGTCCGGGTGTGGCTATTTGATCTCAACCAAGTTTCTTGAGGAGGATGTGGTGATGGACATTCTGCAATTCGCGCAACTGTTGAACCGGGTGAGGGAAATGCGCCCGTTGGTCCATCATATCACCAACGCGGTGACGATCAACGATTGTGCCAATATCACCCTGCACACCGGCGGTGCTCCTGTCATGGCACATGCACCGGAAGAAGTGGAGGAAATGGTGGGATTGGCGTCCTCATTGGTGCTGAACATCGGCACGTTGACGTCATCTC
This DNA window, taken from Polycladomyces subterraneus, encodes the following:
- the bacA gene encoding undecaprenyl-diphosphate phosphatase, translated to MPDIIIGLILGIVEGLTEFAPVSSTGHMILVGHLLGFQGTDRASTFEVVVQLGSILAVVVVFWKRILSIVGLYKLPGEGTNGQKGHLNALHILCGMIPAVIVGGLFHDYIKQNLFTAKTVLIGLVAGGVIMIIAEVFRRARPKATSLDQVTYGQAFTVGLFQCLALWPGFSRSGSTISGGLLVGMNHKTASEFTFILAVPMMVAASAKDLYDSWNMLSVHDLPLFITGFVTAFVVAMLAIKYFLKLIDKVKLTPFALYRFAVAVVYGLLLL